Proteins found in one Streptococcus mitis genomic segment:
- the ccdA2 gene encoding thiol-disulfide oxidoreductase-associated membrane protein CcdA2 has translation MDTIIFFISVFLAGILSFFSPCILPLLPVYAGVLLDDKDGAQASSGKFSISLVSLLRTLAFIAGISFIFILLGYGAGFLGDLLYASWFQYVTGAVIILLGLHQMEVLHLKGLYKERRLQLKRQGQKGKGYSQAFLLGLTFSFAWTPCVGPVLGSVLALAASGGSGAWQGAGLMLIYTLGLALPFLVLALASSYVLKHFRKLHPYLGTLKKVGGFLIIVMGILVLLGNASILTTLFE, from the coding sequence ATGGATACGATTATCTTTTTTATCAGTGTTTTTCTTGCTGGAATTCTTTCCTTCTTTTCTCCTTGTATCTTACCCTTGTTACCGGTCTATGCAGGGGTCTTGTTGGATGACAAAGATGGTGCTCAGGCTTCTAGTGGCAAATTTTCAATCTCACTTGTCAGTTTATTGCGAACTCTGGCCTTTATAGCGGGTATTTCTTTTATCTTTATCTTACTGGGATATGGTGCTGGTTTTTTAGGAGACCTTTTGTATGCCTCTTGGTTTCAGTATGTGACGGGTGCGGTTATCATTCTCTTGGGCCTGCACCAGATGGAAGTCTTACATTTGAAGGGACTCTATAAGGAAAGAAGGCTACAATTGAAGAGACAGGGGCAAAAGGGTAAGGGCTATAGTCAGGCATTTTTACTGGGATTGACCTTTAGTTTTGCTTGGACGCCATGTGTGGGACCGGTTCTGGGCTCTGTTTTGGCCTTGGCGGCTTCAGGTGGTTCAGGTGCTTGGCAGGGAGCTGGTCTCATGTTGATTTACACGCTGGGTTTGGCGCTACCATTTTTGGTTCTAGCTCTGGCCTCCAGCTATGTTTTGAAACATTTCCGAAAACTTCATCCTTATCTAGGAACCCTCAAAAAAGTGGGTGGTTTCCTCATTATCGTGATGGGAATCTTGGTGCTTTTGGGAAATGCTTCCATTTTGACTACATTATTTGAATAG
- the nadE gene encoding ammonia-dependent NAD(+) synthetase, giving the protein MSLQETIIQELGVKPVIDAQEEIRRSIDFLKRYLKKHSFLKTFVLGISGGQDSTLAGRLAQLAMEELRAETGDDSYKFIAVRLPYGVQADEADAQKALAFIQPDVSLVVNIKESADAMTAAVEATGSPVSDFNKGNIKARSRMIAQYALAGSYSGAVIGTDHAAENITGFFTKFGDGGADILPLFRLNKRQGKQLLKELGADPALYEKIPTADLEEDKPGLADEVALGVTYEEIDDYLEGKTISPEAQVTIENWWHKGQHKRHLPITVFDDFWE; this is encoded by the coding sequence ATGAGTTTGCAAGAAACGATTATCCAAGAGTTGGGTGTGAAACCAGTGATTGATGCCCAGGAAGAAATTCGTCGTTCTATTGATTTCTTAAAAAGATATCTGAAAAAACATTCCTTCCTAAAGACCTTTGTACTAGGGATTTCTGGGGGACAAGATTCAACCTTAGCAGGACGTTTAGCTCAATTAGCTATGGAAGAACTGCGAGCAGAAACAGGAGATGACAGCTACAAATTTATCGCTGTCCGCCTGCCTTATGGAGTGCAAGCTGATGAAGCAGATGCTCAAAAAGCCCTAGCCTTCATCCAGCCAGATGTCAGTTTAGTGGTGAATATCAAGGAGTCTGCAGATGCTATGACAGCTGCAGTTGAAGCGACAGGAAGTCCTGTTTCAGATTTTAACAAGGGCAATATCAAGGCTCGTAGTCGTATGATTGCTCAGTATGCCCTTGCTGGTTCTTATAGCGGAGCGGTCATTGGAACAGACCACGCCGCGGAAAATATCACAGGTTTCTTTACCAAGTTTGGTGACGGTGGTGCAGATATTTTACCCCTTTTCCGCCTTAATAAGCGTCAAGGAAAACAACTCTTGAAGGAACTTGGTGCAGACCCAGCCCTTTATGAAAAAATCCCAACGGCAGACCTAGAAGAAGACAAACCAGGTCTAGCTGACGAAGTAGCCCTCGGAGTCACTTATGAAGAGATTGACGACTACCTAGAAGGAAAAACAATCAGCCCAGAAGCCCAAGTAACAATCGAAAACTGGTGGCATAAAGGCCAACATAAACGCCACCTACCCATCACCGTATTTGATGACTTTTGGGAGTAA
- a CDS encoding GNAT family N-acetyltransferase — MKAIGTQILQTERLILRRFVESDAEAMFQNWASSAENLTYVTWDPHSNVEITRNSIRNWVTSYTNPNYYKWAICLKEKPEQVIGDISIVAIDENDSSCEIGYVLGKAYWGHGMMTEALKAVLDFCFTQAGFQEVKARYVSLNPASGRVMEKAGMSYLKTISNGVERKGYLADLIYYQISRED, encoded by the coding sequence ATGAAAGCAATCGGTACGCAAATATTACAGACAGAACGTTTGATTTTAAGAAGATTTGTGGAGAGTGATGCAGAAGCTATGTTTCAGAATTGGGCTTCATCTGCTGAGAATCTAACCTATGTCACTTGGGATCCCCATTCTAATGTCGAAATCACTCGAAACTCGATTCGAAATTGGGTTACCTCCTATACCAATCCCAACTATTACAAATGGGCCATTTGTCTCAAAGAAAAGCCAGAGCAGGTGATAGGAGATATCAGCATCGTTGCAATAGATGAGAACGATTCTTCTTGTGAAATTGGCTATGTGCTAGGCAAGGCTTACTGGGGACATGGTATGATGACAGAGGCCTTGAAAGCTGTTTTGGACTTTTGTTTTACTCAAGCAGGTTTTCAAGAAGTCAAGGCACGTTATGTCAGTCTCAATCCAGCTTCAGGTCGTGTCATGGAGAAGGCTGGAATGTCCTATCTAAAGACTATTAGCAATGGTGTAGAGAGAAAAGGCTATCTTGCGGACCTTATTTATTATCAGATAAGTAGGGAAGACTAG
- a CDS encoding nicotinate phosphoribosyltransferase, translating to MYPDDSLTLHTDLYQINMMQVYFDQGIHNKKAVFEVYFRQQPFKNGYAVFAGLERIVNYLEDLRFSDSDIAYLESLGYHGEFLDYLRNFKLELTVRSAQEGDLVFANEPIVQVEGPLAQCQLVETALLNIVNYQTLVATKAARIRSVIEDEPLMEFGTRRAQEMDAAIWGTRAAVIGGANGTSNVRAGKLFDIPVLGTHAHALVQVYGNDYEAFKAYAATHKNCVFLVDTYDTLRIGVPAAIQVARELGDQINFMGVRIDSGDIAYISKKVRQQLDEAGFTEAKIYASNDLDENTILNLKMQKAKIDVWGVGTKLITAYDQPALGAVYKIVAIEDENGNMRNTIKLSNNAEKVSTPGKKQVWRITSREKGKSEGDYITYDGVDVTSMTEIKMFHPTYTYIKKTVRNFDAVPLLVDIFKDGKLIYNLPSLTEIQAYARKEFDKLWDEYKRVLNPQHYPVDLARDVWQDKMDLIDKMRKEALGEGEEE from the coding sequence ATGTATCCAGATGATAGTTTGACATTGCACACGGACTTGTATCAGATTAACATGATGCAGGTTTACTTTGACCAAGGGATTCACAATAAAAAGGCGGTCTTTGAGGTGTATTTCCGCCAACAGCCTTTTAAGAATGGCTATGCGGTTTTTGCAGGTTTGGAAAGAATTGTGAATTATCTTGAAGACTTGCGTTTTTCAGATAGTGATATTGCCTATTTGGAATCGCTAGGCTATCATGGGGAATTCTTGGACTATCTCCGCAATTTCAAGTTGGAGTTGACCGTTCGTTCTGCCCAAGAAGGGGACTTGGTTTTTGCTAATGAACCGATTGTGCAGGTGGAAGGCCCTCTAGCCCAATGTCAGTTGGTCGAAACGGCTCTTTTGAACATCGTTAACTACCAGACTCTGGTGGCGACTAAGGCAGCTCGTATTCGTTCGGTTATAGAAGATGAACCCTTGATGGAGTTTGGGACACGTCGGGCTCAAGAGATGGATGCGGCCATCTGGGGAACACGCGCAGCGGTGATTGGTGGTGCCAATGGAACCAGCAACGTGCGTGCGGGTAAACTCTTTGACATTCCTGTTTTGGGGACCCATGCCCACGCCTTGGTACAGGTTTATGGTAACGATTATGAAGCTTTCAAAGCTTATGCTGCGACCCACAAAAACTGTGTCTTTCTTGTGGACACCTATGACACCCTTCGCATCGGTGTACCAGCTGCCATTCAGGTGGCGCGTGAGCTGGGTGACCAGATTAACTTTATGGGTGTTCGGATTGACTCTGGGGATATTGCCTACATTTCCAAGAAAGTCCGTCAGCAACTGGACGAGGCTGGATTTACAGAGGCTAAGATTTATGCTTCTAATGATCTAGATGAAAATACCATCCTAAACCTCAAGATGCAAAAGGCCAAGATTGATGTCTGGGGTGTGGGAACTAAGCTGATTACAGCCTATGACCAGCCAGCTCTTGGGGCAGTTTATAAGATTGTTGCCATCGAAGATGAAAATGGCAACATGCGCAATACCATTAAATTGTCAAACAATGCGGAAAAAGTATCAACACCTGGTAAGAAGCAGGTTTGGCGTATTACCAGTCGTGAAAAAGGCAAGTCAGAAGGAGACTATATCACTTATGATGGCGTAGATGTTACCAGCATGACAGAAATCAAGATGTTCCATCCTACTTATACCTACATCAAGAAGACCGTTCGTAATTTTGATGCCGTTCCTCTCTTGGTGGATATCTTCAAAGACGGAAAATTGATTTACAACTTGCCTAGCTTGACTGAGATTCAGGCTTATGCTCGTAAGGAATTTGACAAGCTTTGGGATGAATACAAGCGCGTGCTCAATCCTCAGCATTATCCAGTGGATTTGGCGCGTGATGTATGGCAAGATAAGATGGACTTGATTGACAAGATGCGCAAGGAAGCCCTCGGTGAAGGAGAAGAAGAATGA
- a CDS encoding helix-turn-helix transcriptional regulator: protein MAKNLKLKLARVELDLTQGQLAEAVGVTRQTIGLIEAGKYNPSLSLCQSICRCLGKTLDQLFWEEEDGK, encoded by the coding sequence GTGGCTAAAAATTTAAAATTAAAATTAGCTCGGGTTGAGCTTGATTTAACACAAGGTCAACTGGCAGAGGCTGTTGGTGTGACACGCCAGACTATTGGTTTGATAGAGGCTGGAAAATACAATCCCAGTCTCTCGCTCTGCCAGTCCATTTGCAGATGTTTAGGGAAAACCCTAGACCAATTATTTTGGGAGGAAGAAGATGGTAAATAA
- a CDS encoding redoxin family protein codes for MKKWQTCLLGVGSICCLAACSAKNMSDESTMKEQTKTEQVSAQTATKGQAVADFELTGVDGKTYRLSDYKGKKVYLKFWASWCSICLASLPDTDEIAKDAGDDYVVLTVISPGHKGEQAETDFKNWYKGLDYKNIPVLIDPSGKLLESYGVRSYPTQAFIDKEGKLVKTQPGFMDKDMILKTLKEMG; via the coding sequence ATGAAAAAATGGCAAACATGTCTCCTTGGAGTCGGATCAATCTGTTGCTTGGCAGCCTGTTCGGCTAAAAATATGTCAGACGAATCTACTATGAAGGAGCAAACAAAAACAGAACAAGTCAGTGCGCAAACTGCGACTAAAGGTCAGGCGGTTGCTGATTTCGAACTGACAGGAGTAGATGGCAAGACCTACCGCTTATCTGATTATAAGGGTAAGAAAGTTTATCTCAAATTCTGGGCTTCTTGGTGTTCCATCTGTCTAGCCAGTCTTCCAGATACGGATGAAATCGCTAAGGATGCTGGTGATGACTATGTAGTTTTGACAGTGATCTCTCCTGGACACAAGGGAGAACAAGCTGAAACGGATTTTAAGAACTGGTACAAGGGCTTGGATTATAAAAATATTCCAGTTCTAATTGACCCATCAGGTAAACTTTTAGAAAGTTATGGTGTTCGTTCTTACCCAACTCAAGCCTTTATAGACAAGGAAGGTAAGCTGGTCAAAACGCAACCTGGTTTTATGGATAAGGATATGATTTTAAAAACATTGAAAGAAATGGGGTAG
- a CDS encoding DUF6773 family protein translates to MVNKFIHYQLLDEREEQLINKAGAESFSLFIGLVLLSYLVAVLAPSLFNPNFLVYTLIVGIFFFFNRARYLGVTYYSRFHFTILGCFFLTLAITALLMLQNYQFNIEIYQHNPLNVKYLSAWAITYVIYLPWVFIGNLGLKSYGEWAQKKFEQDMDELESGE, encoded by the coding sequence ATGGTAAATAAATTTATTCATTATCAATTACTTGACGAAAGAGAAGAACAACTAATCAATAAAGCTGGGGCAGAGTCTTTTTCACTCTTTATTGGGCTTGTACTTCTAAGCTATTTGGTGGCTGTATTGGCTCCATCTCTTTTTAATCCGAATTTTCTAGTCTATACTCTGATAGTAGGGATTTTCTTCTTTTTCAATCGTGCCCGTTATCTGGGAGTGACCTACTATAGTCGTTTTCATTTTACGATTTTGGGTTGTTTTTTCCTAACCTTGGCTATTACGGCTCTTTTGATGTTACAGAATTATCAATTCAACATAGAAATTTATCAGCACAATCCTTTGAACGTTAAATACCTATCTGCTTGGGCAATTACTTATGTCATTTACCTTCCCTGGGTCTTTATTGGCAATCTTGGTCTTAAGAGCTATGGCGAATGGGCTCAGAAAAAGTTTGAACAAGATATGGATGAACTGGAGAGTGGAGAATAG